A stretch of the Rhizomicrobium sp. genome encodes the following:
- a CDS encoding TrbI/VirB10 family protein, whose amino-acid sequence MAEPNPPPKVDPETLVLRASPRKVVRFKRNLLIGIAAVGAVAIFGTTWFALRNTNLLHRPGSDELYNTDRKPTPEGLAALPPSYDKIRLGAPLPGDLGKPVVDRERSLGLSPADQSFHPNPEDDAARAERIRLAQQQRQAMEAGVFFQIAEKSALAGAANATVAPTLPASESAPTNPTAALSLDPTKDPNNQGRKLDVLNGKTDDSVYNQHALQQPLSPYEVMAGSIIPASLISGLNSDLPGLVIAQVTEPVYCSLDTAAVCIPQGSRLIGSYDSVIAFGQSRALVVWQRIIMPNGMSIQIDNLPASDTSGYAGLEDDVDYHTWTLLKGIAMSTLLGVGGQVAFGSSNSDLVQVIRESTQESTNQAGQALVEKDLNIQPTITVRPGWPLRVIVHKDLVLKPYSG is encoded by the coding sequence ATGGCGGAGCCAAATCCCCCTCCCAAGGTCGATCCCGAAACCCTGGTCCTGCGCGCCTCCCCGCGTAAGGTCGTACGCTTCAAGCGCAATCTCCTGATCGGCATCGCCGCCGTCGGGGCCGTCGCGATCTTCGGGACAACCTGGTTTGCATTGCGCAACACGAACCTGTTGCACCGCCCGGGTTCCGACGAGCTCTACAACACCGATCGCAAACCGACGCCCGAAGGGCTTGCGGCCCTGCCGCCCAGCTACGACAAGATCCGGTTGGGCGCACCGCTGCCTGGTGACCTCGGAAAGCCGGTGGTGGATCGCGAGCGGAGCTTGGGCCTGTCGCCCGCGGATCAGAGCTTTCATCCCAATCCGGAAGACGACGCGGCACGGGCCGAGCGTATTCGCCTGGCGCAGCAACAGCGGCAGGCGATGGAAGCGGGCGTGTTCTTCCAGATCGCAGAGAAGTCGGCGCTTGCCGGCGCCGCCAATGCGACAGTGGCGCCGACCCTCCCGGCGTCGGAGTCGGCCCCGACCAATCCAACAGCGGCGCTGTCGCTCGATCCGACGAAGGACCCGAACAATCAGGGGCGCAAGCTGGACGTCCTGAACGGCAAGACCGACGACTCGGTCTACAATCAGCACGCGCTGCAGCAGCCGTTGTCGCCTTATGAGGTGATGGCCGGATCGATCATCCCGGCAAGCCTGATCTCGGGTTTGAATTCTGATTTGCCGGGCCTGGTCATCGCACAGGTAACAGAACCGGTGTACTGCTCATTGGATACCGCCGCGGTTTGTATTCCGCAGGGCTCGCGCCTCATAGGCAGCTACGATAGCGTGATCGCATTCGGGCAGAGCCGGGCACTGGTTGTATGGCAGCGGATCATCATGCCCAACGGCATGTCGATCCAGATCGACAACCTGCCGGCGTCGGACACCAGCGGTTATGCGGGGCTCGAGGATGACGTCGACTATCACACCTGGACCTTGCTCAAGGGCATCGCGATGTCGACCCTGCTTGGTGTTGGCGGCCAAGTCGCGTTCGGTAGTAGCAACAGCGATCTGGTGCAGGTGATCCGCGAGTCGACGCAGGAAAGCACCAACCAGGCGGGCCAGGCGCTAGTCGAAAAGGACCTGAACATCCAGCCCACCATCACCGTGCGGCCCGGCTGGCCATTGCGCGTCATCGTGCACAAGGACCTCGTCCTCAAACCTTACAGCGGATGA
- a CDS encoding helix-turn-helix transcriptional regulator: MGYALRSVGLTYGDGHVLEPHAHDWGQLIFASSGTMRVAAAAALWLVPPGRALWAPPGVVHAIAMRGTVAMRTIYVPPERAAALPPQCAALEVDPLLRALILHIVERGMLREDAAADARLAGVFLDRLGAARGLLLQLPMPRDVRLRALAERLWADPADGRTLAALARAAGISVRTIQRGFLAQTAMRFVAWRQRLRLIHAVTALHGGASVTQAAAQAGYASTSAFIAAFRQQMGETPARYAKLRPR; this comes from the coding sequence ATGGGATATGCGCTGCGCAGCGTCGGACTGACTTATGGGGACGGGCACGTGCTCGAACCCCATGCCCATGACTGGGGCCAGCTGATCTTCGCGAGCAGCGGGACGATGCGGGTCGCGGCGGCGGCCGCGCTGTGGTTGGTGCCGCCGGGCCGGGCGCTGTGGGCGCCGCCGGGCGTCGTGCATGCCATCGCGATGCGCGGCACCGTGGCGATGCGCACGATCTATGTGCCGCCGGAGCGCGCCGCCGCCCTGCCCCCGCAATGCGCGGCGCTCGAGGTCGATCCGCTGCTGCGCGCGCTGATCCTGCACATCGTCGAACGCGGCATGCTGCGCGAGGACGCGGCGGCGGATGCGCGGCTGGCCGGCGTGTTCCTCGACCGGCTGGGCGCGGCGCGCGGGTTGCTGCTGCAGCTGCCGATGCCGCGCGACGTCCGGCTGCGGGCGCTGGCGGAGCGGCTATGGGCCGATCCCGCCGACGGGCGCACGCTGGCGGCGCTGGCGCGCGCCGCCGGGATCAGTGTACGGACGATCCAGCGGGGCTTCCTGGCCCAGACCGCGATGCGCTTCGTCGCATGGCGCCAGCGCCTGCGCCTGATCCATGCGGTCACGGCGCTGCATGGCGGCGCGAGCGTCACCCAGGCCGCGGCGCAGGCGGGCTATGCCAGCACCAGCGCCTTCATCGCCGCCTTCCGGCAGCAGATGGGCGAGACGCCGGCGCGCTATGCGAAGCTCAGGCCGCGGTGA
- a CDS encoding DUF2274 domain-containing protein, whose amino-acid sequence MALRLAKLPDRTPVKVTMTVSPELHRMLQEYAAFYTKTYGSEEAVAELCPYMLQTFMEADKGFQKARKGADARTTEEES is encoded by the coding sequence ATGGCGCTGCGGCTTGCCAAGCTTCCCGATCGCACACCGGTCAAGGTCACCATGACGGTGAGCCCGGAGTTGCACCGGATGCTGCAGGAGTATGCCGCGTTCTATACCAAAACCTATGGCAGCGAAGAAGCTGTCGCCGAGCTCTGTCCCTACATGCTGCAGACCTTCATGGAGGCGGACAAAGGATTTCAGAAGGCCCGCAAGGGCGCCGATGCAAGAACCACGGAAGAGGAGTCGTAG
- a CDS encoding nucleotidyl transferase AbiEii/AbiGii toxin family protein → MKPQKAAGYDTRVTDACERVLVTLLRNLGPWKKSIFLIGGLTPRYLVPDRPPKVPPHAGTGDVDVVVELAILEDTEAYHTLEENLQRLGFERAENSKGNKVSWRWQIRPKGGPTIILELLADNPGLSGGKVRELPTKGKISALNIPHSSMVFDHHNELEVEAELLDDRGVTKEIVRYADIVSFTCLKAFAFDDRNEPKDAHDLVYCLEFGQGGPEQAAKHFAAAREGKHRDAIGKAVDIIQRHFVDDATTEGYRKVGPVAVARFEFDDGDEARENRLLRQRQAADVAMRFLKVLG, encoded by the coding sequence ATGAAACCCCAAAAAGCAGCTGGCTACGACACGCGCGTCACCGATGCCTGTGAGCGGGTGCTGGTCACCCTTCTACGCAATCTCGGGCCGTGGAAGAAGTCGATCTTCCTCATTGGCGGTCTGACGCCACGCTATCTTGTTCCCGATCGCCCGCCGAAAGTCCCGCCGCACGCTGGCACCGGCGACGTCGATGTCGTCGTCGAGCTTGCGATTTTGGAAGACACCGAGGCGTATCATACGCTTGAGGAGAACCTGCAAAGGCTTGGCTTCGAACGCGCCGAAAACAGCAAAGGGAACAAGGTCTCTTGGCGCTGGCAGATTCGTCCCAAGGGAGGGCCGACCATCATTTTAGAACTCTTGGCCGACAATCCCGGTCTCTCGGGCGGAAAGGTGCGAGAGCTACCGACCAAGGGTAAGATCTCCGCTCTAAATATTCCTCATTCGTCCATGGTCTTTGATCATCATAACGAGTTGGAGGTCGAGGCGGAACTCCTCGATGATCGCGGCGTCACCAAAGAAATCGTTCGATATGCCGATATCGTCAGCTTTACTTGCCTGAAGGCTTTTGCTTTCGACGACCGCAATGAACCGAAGGACGCGCATGATCTCGTCTATTGCCTGGAGTTCGGCCAAGGAGGACCAGAGCAAGCCGCCAAGCATTTCGCCGCCGCCCGTGAAGGAAAGCACCGAGACGCCATTGGGAAGGCCGTCGACATCATCCAACGTCATTTTGTCGATGACGCAACAACCGAAGGATATCGAAAGGTGGGACCGGTCGCCGTCGCAAGGTTCGAGTTCGACGATGGCGACGAGGCCCGGGAGAACCGCTTGTTGCGACAACGCCAGGCTGCCGATGTCGCTATGCGGTTTCTGAAAGTACTTGGTTGA
- a CDS encoding CBS domain-containing protein, giving the protein MLVKHILGEKGREVIAISADATLSEAARLLARKRIGAVVVRDAAGALAGIISERDVVRAVAEESVSALARPVSAYMTRAVATCSDCDTVQDLMEMMTIGRFRHVPVLDNGLVTGIVSIGDVVKTRIAETVQEAASLREYITAA; this is encoded by the coding sequence ATGCTGGTCAAACACATCCTGGGCGAAAAGGGCCGCGAGGTCATCGCCATAAGCGCCGACGCCACCCTGTCGGAGGCGGCCCGCCTGCTCGCGCGCAAGCGCATCGGCGCCGTCGTGGTGCGCGATGCCGCCGGCGCGCTCGCCGGCATCATCTCGGAGCGCGACGTGGTGCGTGCCGTCGCGGAGGAGAGCGTCTCGGCGCTCGCCCGTCCGGTCAGCGCCTATATGACCCGCGCCGTCGCCACCTGCAGCGATTGCGACACGGTCCAGGACCTGATGGAGATGATGACCATCGGCCGCTTCCGCCATGTCCCGGTGCTCGACAACGGCCTGGTGACCGGCATCGTCTCGATCGGCGACGTGGTGAAGACCCGCATCGCCGAAACGGTGCAGGAAGCCGCCTCCCTGCGCGAATACATCACCGCGGCCTGA
- the trbF gene encoding conjugal transfer protein TrbF, with amino-acid sequence MFKRTVQRYGLTPEPVTPYQKAAQLWDDRIGSSRVQAKNWRLIAFGSLVLSGALAGGLIWQSLQSRVIPYVVRVDRLGVAQAVAPATANYQPDDTEIAYFLAKFVTDVRSLSIDPVVVRNDWLEAYDFATDHGAVFLNEYARINDPFKQVGARTVSVQVSSVVRVSDGSFQVKWVEQTYDHDALAKTEHWTAILSVVTKDPPNAEVLRKNPLGLYVNGINWSRELAPDTH; translated from the coding sequence ATGTTTAAACGCACTGTCCAACGCTACGGCCTGACACCCGAACCTGTGACGCCCTACCAGAAAGCGGCCCAGCTCTGGGACGACCGCATAGGCTCGTCACGCGTGCAGGCGAAGAACTGGCGGCTGATAGCGTTTGGTTCGCTCGTGCTCTCCGGCGCGCTGGCTGGTGGTCTCATCTGGCAGTCGCTACAGAGCAGGGTCATTCCGTATGTCGTGCGCGTCGATCGTCTGGGTGTGGCTCAAGCGGTTGCCCCTGCGACTGCCAACTATCAACCCGACGACACCGAGATCGCTTACTTCCTGGCGAAGTTCGTCACCGATGTGCGGTCGCTCTCCATCGATCCGGTGGTCGTGCGCAATGACTGGCTCGAGGCCTATGACTTCGCGACAGATCACGGCGCGGTGTTCCTCAACGAGTACGCCCGCATAAACGATCCGTTCAAACAGGTCGGTGCGCGCACCGTCTCGGTGCAGGTCTCCAGCGTTGTGCGCGTGTCGGACGGATCGTTTCAGGTGAAGTGGGTCGAGCAGACCTACGACCATGACGCGCTCGCCAAGACTGAGCACTGGACTGCGATCCTGTCGGTCGTGACCAAGGATCCGCCCAACGCCGAGGTGCTGCGCAAGAACCCGCTCGGTCTCTACGTCAACGGCATCAACTGGTCGCGCGAACTCGCGCCCGACACCCACTGA
- a CDS encoding helix-turn-helix transcriptional regulator has protein sequence MSQVPPIVPYPVLVGQIIQSHRDQLGLHQSQIATAIGLSRSAYSRIESGDTSMTLSQLRPVARSLGLAPSQLLAEADNYASQLEASGVSVPDVKAVNPAALLIGLGLLAALIAATSG, from the coding sequence ATGTCCCAGGTACCTCCGATCGTCCCTTATCCAGTTCTGGTGGGTCAGATCATTCAATCCCACCGTGATCAATTAGGGCTCCACCAAAGCCAGATTGCCACTGCGATCGGGTTGAGCAGATCGGCCTATTCGCGGATTGAGAGCGGCGATACGTCAATGACGCTTTCCCAGCTTCGCCCAGTCGCCAGGTCACTGGGGCTCGCTCCAAGTCAGCTTCTTGCGGAGGCCGACAACTACGCAAGCCAGCTTGAGGCGAGCGGCGTATCCGTTCCGGATGTGAAAGCGGTGAATCCGGCAGCGCTTTTGATTGGGCTTGGTCTGCTCGCAGCCTTGATCGCAGCAACGTCGGGATGA
- the trbG gene encoding P-type conjugative transfer protein TrbG, which produces MSVRKHVLLSTAVALLLGGCAATTGAAAPPTPLVPAALQRDPAPASPAPVVQAGAVIGPQLHIQPVREAEPATARVDVANHLALREPTSAGYINAAQIYPFSDNALYRLYAAPGQVTDIALEPGETLSAISAGDTVRWAVGDTASGAGTSRQVHVMVKPFAAGLTTNLVILTDKRAYHLQLASTERTAMAALSWSYPQEALIVARAAAEQGPPTIDTGLQLDDLKFRYAISGDSPPWKPVRVFDDGKKVYIQFPEQIDRGEAPPLFVVGQDGRSELVNYRMRGNFYVVDRLFSRAELRLGQDSQQVVRITRSEDKPHKGGLAGLFGG; this is translated from the coding sequence ATGTCTGTTCGCAAACATGTTCTGCTGTCGACCGCGGTCGCTTTGCTGCTCGGTGGCTGTGCTGCCACCACTGGTGCCGCGGCGCCGCCTACGCCTTTGGTCCCGGCCGCGCTGCAGCGTGATCCGGCGCCCGCTTCGCCGGCACCGGTCGTACAAGCGGGTGCGGTCATTGGGCCGCAACTGCACATTCAGCCCGTTCGCGAAGCCGAGCCGGCGACCGCGCGGGTCGACGTCGCCAACCATCTCGCGCTGCGCGAGCCGACCAGCGCTGGCTACATCAACGCGGCCCAAATCTACCCCTTCTCGGACAACGCGCTGTACCGGCTCTATGCCGCGCCGGGACAGGTGACGGATATCGCCCTAGAACCGGGCGAGACGCTGAGTGCGATCTCTGCCGGCGACACGGTGCGTTGGGCGGTGGGCGATACCGCGAGCGGCGCCGGCACATCGCGGCAGGTGCATGTGATGGTCAAACCGTTCGCGGCCGGGCTGACGACGAACCTCGTGATCCTTACCGACAAGCGGGCCTACCACCTTCAGCTTGCCAGCACCGAGCGCACCGCGATGGCGGCTCTATCCTGGAGCTATCCGCAGGAAGCGCTCATTGTGGCACGCGCCGCGGCCGAACAGGGGCCGCCGACCATCGACACCGGCCTGCAGCTCGACGATCTCAAATTCCGCTACGCGATCAGCGGGGACAGCCCGCCCTGGAAACCGGTGCGCGTCTTCGACGACGGCAAGAAGGTCTACATCCAGTTTCCGGAGCAGATCGATCGCGGCGAGGCGCCGCCGCTCTTTGTCGTGGGCCAGGATGGCCGGAGCGAGCTCGTCAACTATCGAATGCGCGGCAACTTCTATGTCGTGGACCGGCTATTCAGCAGAGCCGAACTGCGCCTGGGCCAAGACTCACAACAGGTCGTGCGCATCACGCGGAGCGAAGACAAGCCGCACAAGGGCGGGCTCGCCGGATTGTTCGGAGGCTGA
- a CDS encoding DUF736 family protein, with protein MAIIGHFTASKDGGWEGTIQTLTINTKVRLVPNDNLSSEKAPAFRVFAGKSEVGAAWKARSQGDNPRDYLSLRLEDPSLTDAMSAALFEAEDGRQATLVWSRQRSLVSD; from the coding sequence ATGGCGATCATCGGACATTTCACGGCGTCCAAAGACGGCGGATGGGAAGGGACGATCCAGACACTCACCATCAACACGAAAGTGCGGCTCGTGCCGAACGACAACCTGTCGAGCGAGAAGGCACCAGCGTTTCGTGTATTTGCTGGCAAGTCAGAGGTTGGCGCTGCGTGGAAGGCACGGTCGCAAGGCGACAACCCGCGCGACTATCTCAGTCTAAGGCTTGAAGACCCAAGTTTGACGGACGCTATGTCGGCCGCACTGTTTGAAGCTGAAGACGGACGGCAGGCGACGTTGGTGTGGAGTCGTCAGAGGTCATTGGTATCCGATTGA
- a CDS encoding integrase arm-type DNA-binding domain-containing protein: MVLLLHRLSALKVSKLCEPGYYADGDGLYLQVTAGNGGPAKSWLFRYSLNQKRREMGLGPLGTYSLAEARDLAKVCRKSVNQGVDPIDARRATRMKTALDAAKNVTFKICAEKYIASHKAAWKNKKHGAQWTATLETYAYPTIGDLPVQSIETGHIGDILEPIWSTKAETAGRVRGRIEVILDWAKVRGLRTGDNPARWRGHLDKLLPARSRVRKVKHHAALPYAELPAFMTLLRDENGVAARALEFLILTAARTSEVLDMPDTEIKEGVWIVDASRMKASREHRVPLCTRALDIIAEMKRFYTGPYVFPGLKLNKPLSNMALLVLLERMGRPDLTAHGFRSTFKDWVSECTDYSGELSEMALAHAVEDKVEAAYRRGDLFNRRIGLMRDWATYCEGRLLPPRAS, encoded by the coding sequence ATGGTGCTCCTGCTTCATCGACTGTCTGCCCTCAAAGTATCGAAGCTCTGCGAACCTGGCTACTACGCCGACGGTGACGGGCTCTATTTGCAAGTAACCGCGGGCAATGGCGGACCTGCCAAATCGTGGTTGTTCCGTTACTCGCTGAACCAGAAGCGACGCGAGATGGGGTTGGGTCCGCTCGGGACCTACTCGCTCGCGGAAGCGCGCGATCTCGCAAAGGTGTGCCGGAAATCGGTAAACCAGGGCGTCGATCCGATCGATGCACGACGCGCGACACGTATGAAAACCGCGCTCGATGCCGCCAAGAACGTGACCTTCAAGATCTGTGCCGAGAAATACATCGCGTCGCATAAGGCGGCTTGGAAAAACAAAAAACACGGCGCGCAATGGACAGCCACGCTTGAGACCTACGCCTATCCGACGATCGGCGATCTGCCGGTACAGAGCATAGAAACCGGACACATCGGCGATATCCTGGAACCGATCTGGTCGACCAAAGCCGAAACCGCTGGCCGCGTGCGTGGGCGCATTGAAGTGATTCTTGATTGGGCAAAGGTGCGCGGCCTCCGCACGGGCGACAATCCCGCGCGCTGGCGTGGCCATCTCGACAAGCTCTTGCCGGCGCGCTCGCGCGTGCGCAAGGTCAAGCATCATGCGGCGCTTCCGTATGCCGAACTGCCGGCATTCATGACCCTGCTTAGAGACGAGAACGGCGTCGCGGCGCGCGCATTAGAATTCCTGATTCTGACCGCGGCACGCACGTCGGAAGTTCTCGACATGCCCGACACCGAGATCAAGGAGGGTGTCTGGATCGTTGACGCGTCTCGAATGAAAGCCAGCCGCGAACACCGCGTGCCGCTATGTACCCGAGCGCTAGATATCATCGCGGAGATGAAGCGGTTCTATACAGGACCTTACGTATTTCCTGGGCTCAAACTCAACAAGCCGCTGAGCAACATGGCGCTGCTCGTACTCCTGGAGCGAATGGGCCGCCCGGATCTCACAGCGCACGGTTTTCGCTCAACGTTCAAGGATTGGGTGTCGGAATGCACCGATTATTCCGGTGAACTTTCGGAGATGGCACTCGCGCACGCCGTTGAAGACAAGGTCGAGGCCGCATACCGGCGCGGCGATCTATTCAACAGGAGAATCGGGCTGATGCGGGATTGGGCAACATATTGTGAGGGGAGATTACTCCCGCCGCGCGCCAGTTGA
- a CDS encoding helix-turn-helix domain-containing protein yields the protein MPEDRFDSEAFYAALNAARLSRQKTWKDVAEEAGVNASTLSRIGQGAKPDVNGLASLLTWANLKAETFIRGANRKKGEPLAEITALLRADPNLSKTNAKIIEDIVIGTYSKLRST from the coding sequence ATGCCAGAAGACCGTTTCGACAGCGAGGCCTTCTACGCTGCCTTGAACGCCGCCCGACTGAGCAGACAAAAGACTTGGAAGGATGTTGCTGAAGAAGCCGGCGTAAATGCCTCCACCCTCTCCAGAATCGGGCAAGGGGCCAAGCCCGACGTCAACGGATTAGCCTCGTTGCTCACTTGGGCCAACCTTAAAGCAGAGACATTCATACGTGGCGCCAACAGGAAGAAAGGTGAGCCGCTCGCCGAGATTACCGCCCTGCTGCGCGCCGATCCAAATTTGAGCAAGACAAACGCCAAGATCATCGAAGATATCGTAATTGGCACCTACAGCAAATTGCGGAGCACGTAA
- a CDS encoding type IV toxin-antitoxin system AbiEi family antitoxin encodes MIDDLREIPEVRPSMPSWEVSAPELGREIDATLGLDVAGKKYLLLIEVKKSIFPRDVPQLLWQLHHFERRQANAIPLVAAESISPGAKDLLRKENVGYYDTGGSLFIPGRGSYVYIEKPPPKALEKPVRNLFRGKRSQILLALLTHREQWFGVLELAALAKVSPATASETLSALDRFDWLSSQGQGPSKERRLMQPAALLDEWRRQILAASRPPAYRRYFVSSGNTENLVERLAELCRERHVQYAITEEAAAQYYAAYLTHVSQVSCRMRTSRAANDVVVALQARIVNEGANLNVIETRDEGDFLFTQSKRDICLASPVQVYLDLLRRPGRAKEQAEHLRQEIIGF; translated from the coding sequence TTGATCGACGACCTCAGGGAAATTCCTGAAGTGCGGCCGAGCATGCCTTCCTGGGAGGTCTCAGCACCCGAATTAGGGCGCGAAATCGATGCCACGTTGGGCCTCGACGTCGCCGGCAAGAAATACCTTCTCCTCATTGAAGTGAAGAAGTCGATCTTCCCACGCGATGTCCCTCAACTCCTATGGCAGCTCCATCACTTTGAAAGGCGCCAAGCCAACGCCATTCCGCTAGTCGCGGCTGAGTCGATATCGCCGGGCGCAAAGGATCTGCTGAGGAAGGAGAATGTCGGCTACTATGATACGGGCGGCAGCCTCTTCATCCCCGGCCGAGGGTCTTACGTCTACATCGAGAAGCCGCCGCCAAAAGCGCTCGAAAAACCCGTCCGCAATCTGTTCCGCGGCAAACGCTCCCAAATCCTGCTCGCACTCCTCACGCATCGTGAGCAATGGTTCGGCGTCCTCGAGCTCGCAGCGCTCGCAAAAGTGTCTCCCGCAACGGCATCAGAGACGCTCAGCGCGTTGGACCGATTCGATTGGCTGAGTTCTCAAGGACAGGGTCCGTCGAAGGAACGCCGGCTTATGCAGCCTGCAGCCCTCCTAGACGAGTGGCGGAGGCAGATTCTAGCCGCCTCACGGCCTCCCGCCTATAGGCGCTATTTCGTATCGAGCGGCAACACCGAAAATCTCGTTGAACGTCTCGCGGAGTTGTGTCGCGAACGTCATGTCCAATATGCAATCACCGAGGAAGCCGCTGCACAATATTATGCTGCTTACCTGACGCATGTGTCCCAAGTGTCCTGCCGTATGCGTACCAGCAGGGCTGCCAACGATGTCGTGGTGGCGCTGCAAGCGCGCATCGTCAATGAAGGCGCCAATCTCAATGTGATCGAAACGCGCGATGAAGGGGATTTTCTTTTCACCCAATCCAAACGCGATATTTGCCTCGCGAGCCCGGTACAAGTTTATCTTGATCTTCTACGCAGGCCCGGTCGCGCCAAAGAACAGGCCGAACATCTGCGCCAAGAGATAATAGGTTTCTGA
- a CDS encoding ImmA/IrrE family metallo-endopeptidase: MGFRRGFKAEANRIALRIREGMGLDAIAPIDPEAVCARFEIQLIKLSELDPRCPLLRNSSEFSAVTVPRGHVTAIIHNDRHHPHRQRSNICHELSHCFLGHKCTPPLTEDGNRTRDGGIEAEANFLAGVLLIPNEAAIHIVREGLVSQAQNLYGVSGPMLTYRLRVSGAHVIHERRMRQVRPNRRA; encoded by the coding sequence GTGGGATTTCGGCGGGGTTTCAAAGCCGAAGCAAATCGGATCGCCCTGCGCATTCGCGAGGGGATGGGCCTGGACGCTATTGCGCCCATCGACCCCGAGGCCGTTTGCGCGCGCTTTGAAATCCAGCTCATCAAGCTCAGCGAACTAGATCCGCGCTGCCCGCTGCTTCGCAATAGTTCAGAATTCTCGGCGGTAACTGTTCCACGCGGGCACGTTACTGCTATCATCCACAACGACCGGCACCATCCGCATCGCCAACGCAGCAACATTTGCCACGAGCTGAGCCACTGCTTTCTAGGCCATAAATGTACCCCGCCCCTAACCGAGGACGGGAACCGCACTCGCGATGGCGGCATCGAGGCAGAAGCCAACTTCCTAGCCGGCGTTCTGCTCATTCCCAACGAAGCCGCGATCCATATCGTCCGAGAAGGGTTGGTTTCTCAGGCGCAAAATCTCTATGGCGTGAGCGGACCTATGCTTACCTATCGGCTGCGGGTCAGTGGAGCGCACGTCATTCACGAGCGTCGGATGAGACAGGTGCGTCCCAATCGCCGTGCTTGA
- a CDS encoding XRE family transcriptional regulator, which translates to MPDQFNHHLLLLARQYRERSQASVATGAGLTQPHYSRIESGLLQGDPAEENVGRIAKTLAFPVSFFYQPDHMAGLPLSMHPMHRKKESVGEKTVKRLHAELNIRLMHVRRLLKATETEEELPRPRYDVDDAGGPREIARKVRSAWMIPPGPIDNLIHYAERAGILVVMCDLDTKIDGVTMQERDLPPCIFLNKNVPADRMRFSLAHEIGHVIMHRVPTDTMEEEANTFAGELLTPAKELYRYFIGRKITLETLARAKAYWRVSMQSLLYQAKEVGVLGHYPADRLWRRISQLGWRTREPADTDFEPEQADLFPALLNLHTTDLEYKPEDVAGLFHIDINDLRDLYGIQPGNQRSFLHVVK; encoded by the coding sequence ATGCCTGATCAGTTCAATCATCATCTGCTGCTGCTCGCGCGGCAGTATCGGGAGAGGAGTCAGGCGTCGGTCGCAACCGGCGCGGGCCTCACCCAGCCACATTATTCCCGCATCGAGAGCGGTCTGCTCCAGGGCGATCCCGCTGAGGAGAACGTCGGGCGCATTGCCAAGACCTTGGCATTCCCAGTCAGCTTCTTCTATCAGCCGGATCACATGGCAGGACTGCCTCTCAGCATGCATCCTATGCATCGCAAGAAGGAGAGTGTCGGCGAGAAAACCGTGAAGCGGCTCCACGCAGAATTGAATATCCGCCTCATGCATGTCCGCCGTCTCTTGAAGGCGACGGAGACCGAGGAGGAATTGCCTCGGCCACGCTATGACGTTGATGATGCCGGCGGCCCGCGTGAGATCGCGCGTAAGGTCCGAAGCGCATGGATGATTCCGCCTGGTCCAATTGACAATCTGATCCATTATGCAGAACGCGCTGGCATTTTGGTGGTGATGTGCGATTTGGACACGAAGATCGATGGCGTGACGATGCAGGAGCGTGACTTGCCGCCCTGCATCTTCTTGAACAAGAACGTTCCCGCCGACCGCATGCGCTTCTCACTCGCGCATGAAATCGGCCATGTGATCATGCATCGCGTGCCGACCGATACCATGGAAGAAGAGGCCAATACTTTTGCGGGCGAATTACTGACGCCGGCTAAAGAGCTCTATCGCTATTTTATCGGGCGCAAAATCACGCTGGAAACACTGGCGCGCGCGAAAGCCTATTGGCGTGTCTCAATGCAATCCCTTTTGTACCAAGCAAAGGAGGTCGGCGTGTTGGGGCATTATCCAGCCGATCGGTTGTGGCGGCGCATCTCTCAACTGGGGTGGCGTACCAGAGAGCCGGCCGATACAGATTTTGAGCCCGAACAGGCCGATCTCTTTCCCGCTCTGCTCAACCTTCATACGACCGATTTAGAATACAAGCCCGAAGACGTGGCAGGACTTTTTCATATCGACATAAATGATCTGCGCGATCTTTATGGCATTCAGCCAGGTAATCAGCGTTCTTTCTTGCATGTGGTGAAATGA